In Mustela nigripes isolate SB6536 chromosome 2, MUSNIG.SB6536, whole genome shotgun sequence, a single window of DNA contains:
- the HIGD1A gene encoding HIG1 domain family member 1A, mitochondrial translates to MSTGTDVSLSSYDEDQGSKLIRKAKEAPFVPIGMAGFAAIVAYGLYKLKSRGNTKMSVHLIHMRVAAQGFVVGAMTLGMGYSMYKEFWAKPKP, encoded by the exons ATGTCAACCGGCACagatgtttctctttcttcctatgaTGAAGATCAGGGATCTAAACTTATTCGAAAAGCTAAAGAGGCACCGTTTGTTCCCATTG GAATGGCCGGGTTTGCAGCAATTGTTGCATATGGATTATATAAATTGAAGAGCAGGGGAAATACTAAAATGTCTGTTCACTTGATCCACATGCGTGTGGCAGCCCAAGGCTTTGTTGTAGGAGCAATGACTCTTG gtaTGGGGTATTCCATGTACAAGGAATTCTGGGCAAAGCCTAAACCTTAG
- the LOC132010473 gene encoding LOW QUALITY PROTEIN: uncharacterized protein LOC132010473 (The sequence of the model RefSeq protein was modified relative to this genomic sequence to represent the inferred CDS: inserted 7 bases in 6 codons; deleted 4 bases in 4 codons; substituted 3 bases at 3 genomic stop codons), whose amino-acid sequence MGQTLTTLLSLTLGHWKDVQTRANNLSMEVKRRKWQTLCTSEXPTLNVGWPKDGTFNISVILQVKERVFDQGPQGHPDQVPYIVVWESLVDNPPLWVSPFTHPKPKPLPNTTPPLPPLPPRSPPPAAAAGWCRRCCSTNYSSPREPEHPPEERCSSPSPMVGRLRGRREPTQEGNSKLFPLRQGGGAGNLQYWPFSASDLYNWKSHNPSFSQDPXALTALIESILITHQPTWDDCQQLLQALLTTEERQKVFLEAXKNVLGDDGRPTQLPNVIDATFPLTRPRWDFNKAEGRAHLTLYRQLLVAGLHNVGRRPTNLAQVRQVIQGSEESPTAFLERLKEAYGRYTPFDPDSNEQRGNVSMAFIWQSAPDIRNKLQCLENLQDFSLQELLKEAEKIFNKRETQEEKKVRKLKEEREEKRERKQSKEFSKILAAAVQGSQGLEAGKSDREGDIRRPRIDRDQCAYCKERGHWAKECPKKFRHPKENAKQVTRLMALDEDXGRQGQEPPPEPRVTLTVGGQPVSFLVDTGAQHSVLXPIDRMAWVQGATGRKQYRWTTERKVNLASGKVSHSFLHVPDYPYPLLGRDLLTKLKAQIHFEPQGATVTGPNGTPLHILTLQLEEEYRLHEKPPQPQRGVESWLTSYPNAWVETGGMGLAIQQHPIHIQLKATAVPVIKQYPMSNEAYQGIRPHIWRLLDQGILAPCRSPWNTPLLPVKKPGTDDYRPVQDLREVNKRVEDIHPTVPNPYNLLSTLPPTHLWYTVLHLKDAFFCLGLSPQSQPLFAFEWKDPDLGISGQLTWTRLPQGFKNSPTLFDEALHQDLADFRVRHPSLILLQYVDDILLAATNKEDCRTGTXDLLLTLGQLGYRASAKKAQICQTKVTYLGYELYNGQRWLTAARKDTISGIPAPHNHRQLREFLGTPRNAGFCRLWIPGFAEIGAPLYPLTKQDTPFVWTEQQQQAFDHIKRALLKSPALGLPDITKPFDLFVDEKQGFAKGVLTQRLGPWRRPIAYLSKKLXPVAAGWPPCLKMIAAIAVLVKDATKLTLGQPLTVLAPHTVESLIRQPPDRWLSNTHLAHYQSLLLDTDRIQFGPVVTLNPATLLPTPGEVPLHDCHQILAETHGTRSDLTDQPMKDADLTWYTDGSSYLQDGKRRAGAAITTDSQIVWASALPEGTSAQRAELIALTQALQLAEGKNLNVYTDSRYAFATAHVHGEIYRQRGLLTSDGKEIKNKTEILALLKALFLPKKLSIIHCPGHQKGDTPEARGNRLADVTAKQAALGPQLLTVTIPTETEEIEGTPIWSYEEADLDFIQKLGANYNSALNRWEYQGKAIMPIKMAKELINHLHQLTHLSASKMKALIDRANLKDFIPRRNFLLHQAAANCKACAQVNPGKTFIGSGVRVRGHRPGTHWEVDFTEIKPGMYGYKYLLGFLDTFSGWAEAFPTKKETANIVAKKLLEEIFPRYGMPEVLGSDNGPAFVSQVSQSVAKLLGINWRLHCAYRPQSSGQVERMNRAIKETLTKLLLETGSKDWVLLLPLALYQXRNTPGPYSLTPFEILYGAPPPAVTFFTPEISAHSPSPSIQAHLQALQLVQQEVWKPLAAAYKERLNSSLXPHPYKIGDTVWVRRHGATNLEPGWKGPHTVLLTTPMALKVDGIAAWIHASHVKAVHPEKQTEHQDSEWTVQRSSNPLKIRLIRH is encoded by the exons ATGGGACAGACTCTTACCACCCTTCTGAGTCTCACTTTAGGTCACTGGAAGGACGTCCAAACCCGAGCTAATAACCTATCGATGgaagtcaaaagaagaaaatggcagaCTCTCTGTACTTCAGAATGACCCACCCTCAATGTTGGGTGGCCCAAAGATGGGACCTTTAACATTAGTGTTATTTTGCAGGTCAAAGAGCGAGTCTTCGACCAGGGACCCCAAGGCCATCCGGACCAAGTACCCTACATCGTAGTCTGGGAAAGCCTGGTTGATAACCCTCCTCTTTGGGTCTCTCCCTTCACTCACCCAAAGCCTAAACCCCTTCCAAACACTACTCCTccgcttcctcccctccccccccggTCCCCGCCCCCTGCCGCCGCCGCTGGCTGGTGCCGCCGCTGCTGCTCCACCAACTACTCCTCCCCCA GGGAGCCTGAACACCCACCTGAAGAACGCTGCTCCTCGCCATCCCCAATGGTGGGAAGACTTAGGGGTCGCAGGGAACCGACACAAGAGGGAAATTCCAAGCTCTTTCCCCTGCGCCAAGGCGGAGGGGCAGGGAACCTCCAATATTGGCCCTTCTCAGCCTCCGACTTATACAACTGGAAGTCCCATAACCCTTCTTTTTCACAGGACC TAGCCCTAACCGCCTTAATTGAATCCATTTTAATCACACATCAGCCCACCTGGGACGATTGCCAACAACTCTTGCAGGCTCTCCTCACCACGGAGGAGAGACAAAAGGTTTTCCTGGAAG AGAAAAACGTCTTAGGAGACGACGGAAGGCCCACACAACTCCCTAATGTGATAGATGCTACCTTCCCTTTGACCCGTCCCCGCTGGGATTTCAACAAGGCTGAAGGTAGGGCCCACCTAACCCTTTACCGCCAGTTACTCGTAGCAGGTCTCCATAATGTGGGGCGTCGCCCCACCAATTTGGCTCAGGTAAGACAGGTGATTCAGGGGTCAGAGGAATCTCCAACCGCTTTCCTAGAAAGGCTTAAGGAGGCTTATGGCAGGTATACGCCTTTTGACCCAGATAGCAATGAGCAGAGAGGAAACGTTTCGATGGCATTTATCTGGCAGTCAGCACCAGACATAAGGAATAAACTCCAGTGTTTAGAGAATCTACAAGATTTCTCTTTGCAAGAGTTActaaaagaggcagaaaagatttttaataagaGAGAGactcaggaagaaaagaaagttagaaagttgaaggaagagagggaagaaaagcgAGAACGTAAGCAAAGTAAGGAGTTTAGCAAAATCTTGGCCGCCGCAGTACAAGGCAGCCAGGGATTAGAGGCAGGGAAGtcagacagggagggagacataAGGAGGCCCCGGATAGACCGGGACCAATGTGCCTACTGCAAAGAGAGAGGACATTGGGCCAAGGAATGCCCAAAGAAATTCCGACACCCTAAGGAAAATGCTAAGCAGGTCACAAGACTTATGGCTCTAGACGAAGACTAGGGACGTCAGGGTCAGGAG CCCCCCCCCGAACCCCGGGTAACCCTAACCGTTGGGGGGCAACCAGTCAGC TTCCTAGTAGATACAGGAGCTCAACACTCTGTTCT ACCAATTGACCGGATGGCATGGGTTCAAGGAGcaacaggaagaaaacaatatAGATGGACTAcggaaagaaaagtaaatctgGCTTCAGGTAAAGTCTCTCACTCGTTCCTTCATGTGCCTGACTACCCCTACCCACTCCTGGGGAGAGATTTATTAACCAAGCTCAAGGCTCAAATCCATTTTGAGCCACAGGGGGCCACTGTGACCGGCCCCAACGGGACTCCTTTACACATCCTTACCCTACAGTTAGAAGAAGAATATAGACTACATGAGAAGCCCCCCCAACCTCAGAGAGGTGTGGAGTCCTGGCTTACGTCTTACCCGAATGCCTGGGTGGAAACAGGAGGAATGGGACTAGCTATTCAGCAGCACCCCATTCACATACAATTAAAAGCAACCGCCGTTCCTGTCATTAAGCAGTATCCTATGTCCAACGAGGCCTACCAGGGCATTAGACCGCACATATGGCGGTTATTAGATCAGGGCATTTTGGCCCCATGCCGGTCTCCCTGGAACACTCCTCTGTTACCTGTCAAGAAACCTGGCACCGATGATTACCGGCCAGTTCAGGACCTGAGAGAGGTCAATAAGAGGGTAGAGGATATCCACCCTACAGTGCCCAACCCTTACAACTTACTTAGTACCTTGCCTCCAACCCACCTCTGGTATACGGTCCTACATCTCAAAGATGCTTTCTTCTGTTTGGGACTAAGTCCTCAGAGTCAACCCCTCTTCGCCTTTGAATGGAAGGATCCAGACTTGGGAATATCAGGTCAGTTAACCTGGACACGGCTACCACAAGGGTTTAAGAATAGCCCAACGCTGTTCGACGAAGCTCTTCACCAGGACCTAGCCGATTTCCGGGTAAGACATCCCTCTCTGATCCTGCTCCAATATGTCGATGACATCCTATTAGCGGCTACCAATAAAGAGGATTGCCGAACAGGTA GGGATCTCCTACTAACCCTAGGCCAACTGGGATACAGGGCATCCGCAAAGAAAGCCCAGATTTGCCAGACTAAAGTCACCTACCTGGGTTATGAGTTATATAATGGCCAACGATGGCTGACGGCTGCAAGGAAAGATACCATCTCTGGCATTCCCGCACCCCACAATCATAGGCAATTGCGGGAATTCCTGGGAACTCCTAGGAAT GCGGGCTTTTGCAGATTATGGATCCCAGGGTTCGCAGAAATAGGGGCTCCTCTGTACCCCTTGACTAAACAAGACACTCCTTTTGTTTGGACCGAGCAACAACAGCAGGCGTTTGATCATATCAAACGAGCACTCCTTAAATCTCCGGCCTTGGGCCTGCCAGACATAACAAAGCCCTTTGACCTCTTTGTTGATGAAAAACAAGGATTTGCTAAGGGGGTTCTAACTCAAAGACTTGGGCCTTGGAGACGCCCTATTGCCTACCTCTCCAAGAAGT GCCCCGTAGCGGCAGGCTGGCCACCATGTCTAAAAATGATAGCAGCAATCGCGGTCCTCGTTAAGGACGCAACCAAACTAACTTTAGGACAGCCCCTAACCGTCCTGGCTCCACATACAGTGGAGTCTTTAATCCGCCAACCACCGGACCGATGGCTGTCTAATACCCACTTGGCACATTACCAGTCCCTCCTCCTGGACACAGACAGAATTCAATTCGGACCTGTAGTGACTCTTAACCCTGCAACCTTATTGCCCACTCCGGGAGAGGTACCATTGCATGACTGTCACCAGATCCTTGCTGAAACGCATGGGACACGGTCTGAC CTAACTGACCAGCCCATGAAAGATGCAGACCTGACCTGGTATACCGATGGCAGTAGCTACCTGCAAGATGGAAAACGGCGAGCAGGAGCAGCCATCACGACCGACTCTCAAATTGTATGGGCAAGTGCGCTGCCAGAAGGCACCTCGGCGCAGCGAGCAGAATTAATCGCCCTAACCCAGGCCCTTCAACTGGCAGAAGGTAAGAATCTTAATGTCTATACAGACAGTAGATATGCTTTTGCCACTGCCCATGTTCACGGAGAAATCTATCGACAAAGGGGACTGCTAACTTCGGACggtaaagagattaaaaataagacTGAGATACTGGCCCTATTAAAGGCCTTATTTCTCCCCAAGAAGCTGAGCATAATACACTGCCCTGGCCACCAAAAGGGAGATACTCCTGAGGCGAGAGGAAACCGCCTGGCTGATGTGACGGCCAAACAGGCAGCTTTGGGGCCCCAATTATTAACTGTCACTATACCCACTGAGACAGAGGAGATAGAAGGTACTCCTATTTGGAGTTATGAGGAGGCCGACTTAGACTTTATTCAGAAGTTAGGAGCCAATTACAACTCAGCCCTGAACCGATGGGAATACCAAGGAAAAGCCATAATGCccataaaaatggcaaaagaattAATTAATCACCTCCACCAGCTGACCCATTTGAGTGCAAGTAAAATGAAGGCCCTAATAGATAGGGCAAATCTAAAAGACTTTATCCCTAGGAGAAACTTCCTCCTTCATCAAGCGGCTGCTAACTGCAAAGCCTGTGCTCAAGTCAATCCTGGAAAAACTTTCATTGGATCAGGTGTCCGAGTGCGTGGTCATCGACCTGGCACACATTGGGAAGTCGACTTTACCGAAATTAAACCTGGCATGTATGGATATAAATATCTCTTAGGTTTTTTAGATACCTTTTCAGGATGGGCAGAAGCCTTTCCTACCAAGAAGGAGACTGCCAACATAGTTGCCAAGAAGCTGCTGGAAGAAATTTTCCCAAGGTATGGAATGCCAGAGGTATTGGGGTCTGACAACGGGCCTGCCTTTGTCTCCCAGGTAAGTCAGTCAGTGGCCAAGCTTCTGGGGATTAATTGGAGACTACATTGTGCTTATAGACCCCAGAGTTCAGGACAGGTAGAAAGAATGAATAGAGCTATAAAGGAGACTTTGACCAAATTACTGCTTGAAACTGGCTCTAAAGATTGGGTATTGCTCCTACCTTTAGCACTCTATC CCCGAAATACCCCAGGCCCGTATAGCCTAACCCCCTTTGAAATTCTCTATGGCGCTCCGCCCCCTGCTGTCACATTCTTCACGCCAGAAATCTCTGCtcattccccttccccctccataCAGGCCCATCTGCAAGCCTTGCAGCTGGTGCAACAAGAAGTCTGGAAGCCCCTGGCAGCCGCCTACAAGGAGAGACTTAACTCCTCCCTGTGACCCCATCCCTATAAAATCGGGGATACCGTCTGGGTCCGCAGGCATGGAGCCACAAACCTTGAACCCGGTTGGAAGGGACCCCACACGGTACTCCTAACAACGCCCATGGCATTAAAGGTTGACGGAATCGCAGCCTGGATCCACGCCTCCCACGTAAAGGCAGTGCACCCAGAGAAGCAGACTGAACACCAGGACTCAGAATGGACCGTCCAACGTTCTTCAAATCCACTAAAGATAAGACTTATTCGCCAttaa